A single genomic interval of Juglans regia cultivar Chandler chromosome 1, Walnut 2.0, whole genome shotgun sequence harbors:
- the LOC108988149 gene encoding protein GAMETE EXPRESSED 1 has product MLILKKITILIIFLNIYFVVQPVVFGSNFILLPFLAPQVSVSVSSCIYIEHISVFMFVFVDELHVSCSGSLYLYNLNWCNAGFVISVKDSYSFLTFTYKDQMGRLLLLLILISFLRECQSWGWSTSSKKETHFEEKDSGPNDVSGVAEFTIDGFNDQKGVRQIETAKRKLVGTNSCWQNAYRHLFAGCSEIFAVDEKRSRFAWHLSDCFQKDSGRPPFPSCDPKSAMAKCLKGLNEHEHRVYLEFYLETNSICHQLQAHAFKQQIERLVNELKNSAHLAEEKLGIMELKTEYLLKNSNEIYDSLNNIDIRVQQVALTSKNVEDHISAVLKHSEAVYEQSKGIAASQSELQERQVEMRRSLEDGMEMLKDSYDVLGHEIDNLRNEAIQIEKEILKVGDAMSLKMTNLQIKADDIGNMAGVSLEKQQQLLDGQSTALEGLKSLTKFQSDALEESRSTLQEFSEYGHRQQEELLRQKEQLQSVHDHLMENSKSILAAQESFESKQASMFIALDKLFALHNAMLLESRLIKSFFVYCISIFIIYMFTSTKQTHKVRPWLYIGLCVTFLIEVAILRVATNDNIEEKSWIINLVRSFFALAASIQILHAICTYRDYEVLNHQILLTLIEKINGMERHKELPWDLDSEINWSTWIDTDIPEDPDNLGDPDYIVPEEVAENSIVTSSITRKYDLRRRCHH; this is encoded by the exons atgttaattttaaaaaagatcaCTATTTTAATAATCTTTCTTAATATATACTTTGTGGTTCAACCTGTCGTTTTCGGATCCAATTTTATTCTGCTTCCTTTTCTTGCTCCCCAAGTCTCCGTTTCTGTCTCAAGCTGTATTTATATCGAGCACATATCggttttcatgtttgtttttgtgGATGAACTTCATGTTTCATGTAGTGGAAGcctatatttgtataatttgaaCTGGTGCAACGCAGGTTTTGTAATCTCGGTGAAAGATTCATACAGTTTTCTTACATTCACATATAAGGATCAGATgggtcgtcttcttcttctgttaATTCTAATCTCTTTTTTACGAGAGTGCCAGTCATGGGGTTGGTCGACTTCTTCTAAAAAAGAGACTCACTTTGAAGAGAAAGATTCAGGTCCAAATGATGTTTCCGGTGTTGCTGAGTTCACCATAGATGGTTTTAACGATCAGAAAGGAGTCAGGCAGATAGAAACTGCTAAAAGGAAACTGGTTGGTACAAACTCTTGTTGGCAAAACGCTTACCGGCATCTCTTTGCTGGGTGCTCGGAGATTTTTGCAGTGGATGAGAAACGGTCTAGATTTGCTTGGCATCTGAGTGATTGCTTTCAGAAGGACTCCGGCAGGCCGCCCTTTCCTTCTTGTGACCCGAAATCTGCCATGGCTAAATGCCTAAAGGGCTTAAATGAACATGAGCATAGGGTTTATCTCGAATTCTACCTTGAAACCAACTCCATCTGCCATCAGTTACA GGCTCATGCATTCAAGCAACAAATAGAGAGACTGGTGAATGAGCTAAAAAATTCAGCTCACTTGGCCGAAGAAAAATTAGGAATCATGGAACTCAAAACAGAATACCTGTTGAAGAATTCGAATGAGATTTATGATTCTttgaataatattgatattCGAGTTCAACAAGTAGCACTAACATCAAAGAATGTAGAAGATCATATAAGTGCGGTATTGAAGCATTCGGAAGCTGTATATGAGCAATCCAAGGGAATTGCAGCTTCTCAATCGGAGCTGCAAGAAAGACAAGTGGAAATGAGGAGAAGTTTGGAGGATGGGATGGAGATGCTTAAAGATTCTTATGACGTTTTAGGCCATGAAATAGATAATCTAAGAAATGAGGCCATTCAAATAGAGAAGGAGATACTTAAAGTTGGTGATGCAATGTCACTGAAGATGACAAATCTGCAAATCAAAGCCGATGATATTGGGAATATGGCAGGGGTTTCATTAGAAAAGCAACAACAACTTCTTGATGGCCAATCCACGGCACTTGAGGGTCTTAAaagtttaaccaaatttcaGTCCGATGCCCTAGAAGAAAGCAG GAGTACTCTGCAAGAATTTTCTGAATATGGCCATAGACAACAAGAAGAGCTTCTACGGCAGAAAGAGCAGCTTCAAAGTGTTCATGACCACTTGATGGAAAATTCGAAGTCAATTTTGGCAGCTCAG GAATCTTTTGAATCAAAGCAAGCAAGCATGTTTATTGCTTTAGATAAGCTGTTTGCTTTGCACAATGCCATGCTGCTTGAATCGAGATTAATTAAATCTTTCTTTGTTTACTGTATATCAATCTTTATCATCTACATGTTCACTAGCACGAAGCAAACACACAAAGTCAGACCCTGGCTATATATCG GACTCTGTGTCACATTCTTGATAGAAGTTGCAATACTGCGGGTTGCAACAAATGataatattgaagaaaaatcaTGGATAATAAATTTGGTCAGGTCATTTTTTGCACTTGCCGCTTCAATTCAGATTCTCCATGCAATTTGCACATACAG AGACTATGAAGTACTGAACCATCAGATCCTACTAACGTTAATTGAGAAGATTAATGGGATGGAAAGACACAAGGAGTTGCCTTGGGacttggatagtgagataaactGGTCTACATGGATTGATACTGACATACCAGAAGATCCAGACAACTTGGGAGACCCAGATTATATAGTTCCAGAAGAAGTTGCAGAAAATTCAATCGTAACTAGTTCAATTACAAGAAAATATGATCTCCGCCGTCGTTGCCATCATTGA
- the LOC108988150 gene encoding uncharacterized oxidoreductase At4g09670-like, with the protein MPENNPVRFGIIGCADIAKKVARAIDLAPNAVLHAISSRSIEKARNFAATNGLPEAVNIYDSYDQVLDDPCVDAVYIPLPTSLHVHWAVLAARKKKHLLLEKPTALDVAELDRILEACESNGVQFMDGSMWLHHPRTAKMKELLCNFGPLDFIHSQSTTSATSEFLESNIRVQPDLDSLGALGDLAWYCIEAILWAKDYQLPSTVTALPVVIRNSAGVILSCTASLHWDQPDRTVATIHCSFLSHSSMDLAISASKGSLHVKDFIIPFQEHSASFDFTLGAKFADLHIGWNVKPKELHAASQLPQEALMVQELARLVEGIRESDAHPESKWPVISRKTQLVVDAVKKSIDLGYIPVNL; encoded by the exons ATGCCCGAAAATAATCCGGTACGTTTCGGTATCATCGGATGTGCCGATATAGCTAAGAAAGTGGCTAGAGCTATAGATTTAGCACCCAACGCTGTCCTCCACGCCATCTCTAGCCGTTCGATCGAAAAGGCAAGGAATTTCGCTGCTACAAATGGGTTACCTGAGGCCGTGAATATCTATGACAGCTACGATCAGGTTCTCGACGACCCGTGCGTAGACGCCGTCTACATTCCTCTGCCCACTAGCCTTCACGTACACTGGGCCGTCCTGGCTGCACGTAAGAAGAAGCATTTGCTTTTGGAAAAACCGACGGCTCTTGACGTGGCAGAGCTTGATCGGATATTGGAAGCATGCGAATCTAACGGTGTACAGTTCATGGATGGGAGCATGTGGCTGCATCACCCTAGGACTGCCAAGATGAAGGAGTTGCTCTGTAACTTCGGACCGCTTGACTTT ATCCACAGCCAATCAACAACCTCAGCAACCTCAGAGTTTTTAGAGAGCAACATACGAGTACAGCCAGACCTAGACAGCCTCGGTGCACTTGGGGACTTGGCCTGGTACTGCATTGAAGCCATCTTGTGGGCTAAGGACTACCAACTGCCTAGTACGGTAACTGCTCTTCCTGTTGTCATTCGGAACTCTGCCGGAGTCATCTTGTCATGCACTGCCTCCCTTCACTGGGATCAACCAGACAGGACAGTTGCAACGATTCACTGCTCGTTCCTGTCCCACTCGTCCATGGATTTGGCCATATCTGCTTCCAAGGGATCTTTGCACGTCAAGGACTTCATAATCCCATTTCAGGAGCATTCCGCTTCTTTTGATTTCACGCTGGGTGCTAAGTTTGCCGATCTCCACATTGGGTGGAATGTTAAACCTAAGGAACTTCACGCGGCTTCTCAGCTTCCTCAAGAGGCTTTGATGGTTCAAGAGCTAGCAAGGCTTGTCGAGGGCATTAGGGAATCCGATGCGCACCCGGAAAGCAAATGGCCTGTCATTAGTAGAAAGACACAGTTAGTTGTGGATGCAGTCAAGAAATCCATAGATCTTGGCTACATACCTGTTAATTTGTAA
- the LOC108988148 gene encoding pentatricopeptide repeat-containing protein At3g14330 yields the protein MISVVSLPTNLTVSTNITATSVPKTRKQSRPLNSDLRALTKSGKLDEALRLIESSRSESAAAEPDLESYSLLLHACISRKSLEHGRRLYMHLLLSKERGNHDLLKNPILTSKFITLYSVCGLIDEARRVFQDGLKDEHVPESVWVAMAIGFSRNGYSREALFVYRGMLSRLVQPGNFAFSMALKACTDLLELLTGRAVHAQIIKCNEEADQVVNNALLRLYAECGCLDEVLRVFEEMPNRNLVSWNSLIAGYIRHEQVSESLGAFRRMQGEGIGFSWVTLTTVLPVCSQVTALNSGREIHAQIVKSTRKPDVPIINSLMDMYAKCGAIDYCRRVFEGMWSKDLTSWNTMLMGYAINGCIQDAVGIFNKMVESGIRPDPVTFIALLSGCSHGGLTEEGQRLFNKMRKHYGVSPTVEHYACLVDMLGRAGSIKEALEVVKLMPMRPSGSIWGSLLNSCRLHGKVSLGQVIAERLFEIEPSNQGNYVMLSNIYANAGMWDNVKAVREMMERRGMKKEVGCSWIQIKNRIHTFVAGGGYEFRNSAEYKKVWNELKNAMEVFGYVPRTDVVLHDVNEEIKAMWVCAHSERLATVFALIHTSTGMPIRITKNLRVCVDCHTWMKIVSRVTERMIILRDTNRFHHFREGACSCKDYW from the coding sequence ATGATTTCCGTCGTTTCTCTACCAACTAACTTAACTGTCAGTACTAACATAACAGCCACTTCAGTTCCCAAAACGCGCAAACAAAGCAGACCTCTAAATTCAGACCTCAGAGCTCTTACTAAATCAGGAAAACTAGATGAGGCCCTTCGCCTTATAGAGTCTTCACGGTCCGAATCCGCGGCCGCTGAGCCAGATCTTGAGTCCTACTCTCTTCTACTTCATGCCTGTATCTCTAGGAAATCCTTAGAACATGGCCGAAGGCTATACATGCACCTTCTCCTCTCTAAAGAGAGAGGCAACCATGACCTTCTAAAAAACCCCATCTTAACGAGCAAGTTCATCACGCTTTATTCCGTTTGTGGCCTAATTGACGAGGCCCGCCGGGTTTTCCAGGATGGTCTTAAAGATGAACACGTACCCGAATCGGTCTGGGTGGCAATGGCTATTGGGTTTTCGAGAAATGGGTACTCAAGAGAAGCTTTATTTGTCTATCGTGGCATGTTGTCCCGGTTAGTCCAACCGGGTAATTTTGCATTTTCGATGGCATTGAAGGCATGCACCGATCTATTGGAGTTGTTGACTGGTAGAGCGGTCCATGCCCAGATCATAAAGTGTAACGAAGAAGCAGATCAGGTGGTGAATAATGCTCTTTTGAGGTTATATGCAGAGTGTGGGTGTTTGGACGAGGTATTGAGGGTATTCGAAGAAATGCCTAACCGGAATCTTGTTTCTTGGAACTCTTTGATTGCTGGTTATATTCGCCATGAACAAGTGTCTGAGTCTCTGGGCGCTTTTAGAAGGATGCAAGGAGAGGGGATTGGCTTCAGTTGGGTTACTCTTACAACAGTTTTACCAGTTTGTTCTCAAGTGACTGCACTCAATAGTGGTAGAGAAATACACGCCCAGATCGTGAAGTCCACTAGAAAGCCCGATGTGCCGATAATAAACTCACTTATGGACATGTATGCAAAATGTGGCGCAATAGATTATTGTAGGAGAGTGTTTGAAGGAATGTGGAGTAAAGATTTGACATCATGGAATACCATGCTGATGGGGTATGCAATTAATGGGTGTATACAAGATGCGGTGGGGATTTTTAATAAGATGGTTGAGTCTGGCATTAGACCTGACCCAGTAACCTTTATTGCCTTACTGTCGGGTTGTAGCCATGGAGGGCTTACCGAAGAGGGACAAAGATTGTTCAACAAAATGAGAAAGCATTATGGGGTGTCACCAACTGTAGAGCACTATGCTTGTTTGGTGGATATGTTGGGTAGAGCTGGAAGCATTAAGGAGGCACTAGAGGTAGTGAAACTAATGCCTATGAGGCCTAGTGGCAGCATCTGGGGATCATTACTAAATTCATGCCGGCTGCATGGTAAAGTTTCTCTTGGACAGGTTATTGCGGAACGATTGTTTGAGATTGAACCTAGCAATCAAGGGAATTATGTGATGCTGTCAAACATTTATGCAAACGCAGGGATGTGGGACAATGTCAAGGCGGTTAGAGAGATGATGGAAAGAAGGGGAATGAAGAAAGAGGTCGGTTGTAGTTGGATACAAATAAAGAATAGAATACACACTTTTGTTGCAGGTGGAGGTTATGAATTTCGCAACTCTGCTGAGTATAAAAAGGTTTGGAATGAACTGAAGAATGCTATGGAAGTATTTGGATATGTCCCTAGAACAGATGTGGTACTTCATGATgtaaatgaagaaataaaagcaATGTGGGTTTGTGCGCATAGTGAGCGACTAGCAACAGTATTTGCACTAATTCACACTTCCACTGGAATGCCGATTAGAATTACAAAGAACCTTCGTGTTTGTGTAGATTGTCACACCTGGATGAAGATTGTTTCAAGAGTAACTGAGAGGATGATTATTTTAAGAGATACAAATCGCTTCCACCATTTCAGAGAAGGAGCCTGCTCTTGTAAGGATTACTGGTGA
- the LOC108988151 gene encoding zinc finger protein 4-like — protein MKPGFDLEVKASSENDSEVSSQVASNKSITSAGLSKDSLDDSSQLTDLFVTRPKSDPVTLDLTLNFVADDLGGRDSIGLSLSSTSESSNEPASHATTAAIPRVFSCNYCQRKFFSSQALGGHQNAHKRERTLAKRAMRMGIFSERYASLASLPLHGSPFRSLGIKAHASAHHGFVPPTRPPEIRNTPKFQHGYLGMPIFLEDDEAELLWPGSFRQAAEAGNPHPSFVLTESRNIKFVEVSPPVDIDNSTPDLTLKL, from the coding sequence ATGAAACCTGGCTTTGACCTCGAAGTAAAGGCCTCTTCTGAAAATGATTCTGAAGTTAGCAGTCAAGTAGCTTCCAACAAATCCATCACCTCTGCAGGTCTCTCCAAAGACAGCCTTGATGACTCTTCCCAACTCACAGATCTCTTTGTTACTCGACCCAAGTCAGACCCAGTCACCCTCGACTTAACTCTCAACTTCGTCGCTGATGATTTAGGGGGAAGGGATTCAATAGGACTCTCATTGTCAAGCACGAGTGAGAGCAGCAACGAGCCTGCATCCCATGCTACAACAGCAGCCATCCCACGGGTCTTTTCTTGCAATTACTGTCAACGCAAGTTCTTCAGCTCGCAGGCTCTTGGTGGCCACCAAAATGCACACAAGAGAGAAAGAACATTGGCAAAGCGGGCCATGAGAATGGGCATTTTCTCAGAGAGGTACGCCAGCCTAGCATCTCTGCCTCTACATGGATCTCCATTCAGGTCACTAGGAATCAAGGCACACGCTTCTGCACATCATGGCTTTGTGCCACCAACCAGGCCCCCCGAAATCAGAAACACCCCCAAGTTTCAACATGGGTACTTGGGTATGCCCATTTTCTTGGAGGATGATGAGGCAGAGTTGTTGTGGCCTGGTAGTTTTCGTCAGGCTGCTGAGGCAGGTAATCCTCATCCAAGTTTTGTACTGACTGAAAGTCGAAATATAAAGTTTGTGGAGGTGAGTCCACCTGTGGACATAGACAACTCTACACCCGACCTCACGTTGAAACTTTGA